A genomic window from Pecten maximus chromosome 2, xPecMax1.1, whole genome shotgun sequence includes:
- the LOC117345343 gene encoding oncoprotein-induced transcript 3 protein-like, which translates to MSRLLFFTVFCCFIKGYTANLCNSYSTLPYTRARSIFNTADHTPSNPICDDKLVPGWYAMEYFASIPTSCPASFSCGTLLPVWINGSNPGTTDGPVTMQGCVNSGVATSCCSSVFDIGVRNCGSFFIYFLRPTPGCPLAYCSDFKELRSTTVGTTLTTAGSTLSSGRTQGTPQSTAATKPPTKPSTVGPHWITFPH; encoded by the exons ATGTCACGGCTACTTTTCTTCACTGTCttctgttgttttataaaaG gcTACACAGCGAACCTGTGTAATTCGTACAGCACGCTGCCATACACCCGGGCCAGGAGTATATTTAACACGGCAGACCATACCCCATCAAACCCCATATGTGACGATAAACTCGTTCCGGGCTGGTATGCCATGGAATATTTTGCGTCCATTCCTACGTCCTGTCCAGCTTCCTTTAGTTGTGGAACCCTCCTCCCTGTATGGATAAATGGCAGTAACCCGGGCACGACTGATGGACCCGTCACTATGCAGGGTTGTGTAAACTCGGGAGTCGCTACGTCCTGCTGCTCGTCAGTATTCGACATCGGAGTCAGGAACTGTGGCTCGTTTTTCATATATTTCCTCAGACCAACCCCTGGATGTCCGTTAGCTTACTGTTCAG ATTTTAAAGAATTGCGCAGCACTACAGTCGGTACAACTCTCACAACAGCCGGAAGTACTCTGTCCAGTGGTCGTACACAAGGCACGCCGCAATCCACCGCGGCCACAAAACCACCCACAAAACCGTCCACTGTCGGACCACACTGGATCACCTTCCCACATTAA